A genomic region of uncultured Paludibaculum sp. contains the following coding sequences:
- a CDS encoding cysteine synthase family protein — protein MLQVWGVLGYKDIMLALRRNILECIGRTSLVALRHIVPASGARILLKVESENPTGSMKDRMALAMIEAAETDGRLPAGGAVVEYTGGSTGVSLALVCAVKRHPLHIVTSDAFSREKLDHMRILGARLQVIPSDSGRMTEKLTRDMVEAARVIAEETGAYWTDQLKNTDQLAAYHALAEEIWVQTGERVDGFVQSVGTAASLLGTSEVLRVRNPTITITAVEPAESAVLSGGPAGAHKIDGVGAGFVVPLWQPSAADRIERVSTEDARAMAMRLAQEEGLFAGTSTGANVIAALRLGEELGPGATVVTMLCDTGMKYLKTYAGS, from the coding sequence GTGCTGCAGGTTTGGGGCGTCCTGGGGTACAAAGACATCATGCTTGCACTGCGGCGGAACATCCTGGAATGCATCGGGCGCACCTCGCTGGTGGCTTTGCGGCACATCGTGCCGGCGAGCGGCGCCCGTATTCTGCTGAAGGTGGAAAGCGAGAACCCCACCGGCAGCATGAAGGACCGCATGGCGCTGGCCATGATTGAAGCAGCGGAGACCGATGGACGACTGCCTGCCGGAGGCGCCGTCGTCGAGTACACAGGTGGGAGTACGGGGGTCTCGTTAGCATTGGTTTGCGCGGTGAAGAGGCATCCGCTGCATATCGTGACGTCGGACGCGTTCTCGCGGGAGAAGCTTGACCATATGCGGATCCTTGGGGCCCGGCTCCAGGTGATTCCCAGCGACAGCGGGCGGATGACGGAGAAGCTAACACGCGACATGGTGGAGGCTGCCCGAGTGATCGCCGAGGAGACTGGCGCTTACTGGACGGACCAACTGAAGAACACCGATCAACTGGCGGCCTATCACGCGCTGGCCGAGGAGATCTGGGTGCAAACCGGAGAACGCGTCGATGGGTTCGTTCAGAGCGTGGGGACGGCGGCGTCGCTGCTGGGTACGAGTGAGGTACTGCGCGTCCGCAATCCGACCATTACGATCACCGCCGTGGAGCCGGCGGAATCCGCAGTGCTGTCGGGCGGACCTGCCGGTGCTCACAAGATCGACGGAGTTGGGGCGGGGTTTGTCGTACCGCTGTGGCAGCCATCGGCCGCCGACCGGATCGAGCGGGTCTCAACCGAAGACGCGCGGGCCATGGCCATGCGGCTGGCTCAGGAGGAGGGTTTGTTCGCAGGGACGTCCACCGGGGCCAATGTCATTGCGGCGCTGCGGTTGGGTGAGGAACTGGGGCCGGGCGCCACAGTCGTGACCATGCTATGCGATACGGGTATGAAGTATCTGAAGACCTACGCGGGCAGTTAG
- a CDS encoding helix-turn-helix domain-containing protein, with protein MSDSYFLETKYPWDVFSRQCPTRQVLDRIADKWSVLILLRLSEGTLRFAQLRRAVDGISQKVLTNTLRGLERDGLVSRRLYASVPPKVEYSLTDLGRSLEDLVGGICSWAETHIEQVQEARGQYDSAVAKSGTEWADGPAV; from the coding sequence ATGAGCGATAGTTACTTTTTGGAAACCAAGTATCCTTGGGATGTCTTCAGCCGCCAGTGTCCCACTCGCCAGGTGCTCGACCGCATCGCTGACAAGTGGAGCGTCCTCATCCTCCTCCGGCTCTCGGAGGGAACCCTACGATTCGCTCAGCTCCGCCGTGCCGTCGATGGCATATCCCAGAAGGTGCTGACAAACACGTTGCGTGGATTGGAACGGGACGGTCTGGTCAGCCGCCGGCTGTATGCCAGCGTGCCGCCCAAGGTCGAGTACTCGCTGACTGACTTGGGCCGGTCTCTGGAGGACTTGGTGGGCGGCATCTGCTCCTGGGCGGAAACCCACATCGAGCAGGTGCAGGAGGCACGGGGACAATACGACTCCGCTGTCGCGAAGTCCGGGACCGAATGGGCCGATGGCCCCGCCGTCTAG
- a CDS encoding SDR family oxidoreductase, producing the protein MNQILVTGASGILGRAIVNELAGSGMTVRQGVRRLASAQAGVASVRFDYDDPGTFGPAVAGVDGLVLMAPPLDPTAPGKMAPLVAAAKAAGVRHVVLISAFGVNHNEQAPLRVVEHMIMDSGVPYTILRPNFFMENFSTGFAAGSIKSQGAIYLAAGAGKTSFVCARDIAAVALSSFQRGLTGQELELTGPEALDHSEIAQIISEASGRPVVYHSLTEEQMVDGARAAGMPETAVRYLAVLYSVVRAGFSAGVTPDVAHVTGREPVSFRTFAQEHAAIWQ; encoded by the coding sequence ATGAACCAGATTTTGGTTACCGGCGCCTCAGGCATTCTCGGCCGCGCCATCGTGAATGAACTCGCCGGGTCGGGCATGACCGTTCGGCAGGGTGTCCGCCGACTCGCCAGCGCGCAGGCCGGTGTGGCTTCGGTTCGTTTCGACTACGATGATCCCGGCACTTTTGGACCGGCCGTGGCCGGGGTGGATGGGCTTGTGCTGATGGCTCCGCCGCTGGATCCGACCGCGCCTGGCAAGATGGCTCCGCTGGTGGCCGCGGCGAAGGCCGCTGGTGTGCGGCACGTCGTCCTGATCTCAGCATTTGGTGTCAATCACAATGAACAAGCACCGCTCCGCGTGGTGGAGCACATGATCATGGACAGCGGGGTGCCCTACACGATCCTGCGTCCGAACTTCTTTATGGAGAACTTCTCTACCGGGTTCGCCGCCGGCAGCATCAAGTCGCAGGGTGCCATCTACCTGGCGGCGGGCGCCGGAAAGACCAGTTTTGTCTGCGCGCGCGACATTGCGGCGGTGGCGCTGAGTTCGTTCCAACGGGGATTGACGGGCCAGGAACTGGAACTGACCGGCCCGGAGGCACTGGACCACTCTGAGATTGCGCAGATCATCAGTGAGGCGTCCGGGCGCCCAGTGGTCTATCATTCGCTGACCGAGGAGCAGATGGTGGACGGAGCTCGGGCAGCCGGAATGCCAGAGACGGCCGTCCGCTACCTGGCCGTGTTGTACTCCGTCGTGCGAGCTGGATTCTCGGCCGGCGTGACACCGGATGTCGCCCACGTCACCGGACGCGAGCCAGTGTCGTTCCGGACCTTTGCCCAGGAGCATGCCGCAATCTGGCAGTAA
- a CDS encoding TlpA disulfide reductase family protein has product MLSGTLQAMTVQLRLLFGLALATYYAAAQQMEDLRALRLKLSAGDLPSAESILEIHRGAKGEDAEYLMGLAWLARGAALTADWTAASTHAQRAFDLASGQLHSKADYDSRREAVYALGTALEVKAQVLVAAHQEKQALRSLEDALKAHAEAPFSLRARLWKRWNEIALVGKAAPAIQPEETLGAPFPGVEAWRGRPVVLFFWAEWCGDCKAQAAALQHVVDRYTPRGVHFAAPTRFYTPDHKAERQRVLEVWQKVYGAPSSVPVPFSDAGLLRYGASATPTFVLIDAKGVVRLYSPTRFTEERLAREIDKLLR; this is encoded by the coding sequence TTGCTTTCCGGTACACTGCAAGCCATGACCGTCCAATTGCGCCTCCTCTTTGGGCTAGCTCTCGCCACCTATTACGCAGCAGCCCAACAGATGGAGGATCTCCGAGCCTTGCGCCTGAAGCTCTCCGCCGGAGATCTGCCTAGCGCCGAATCGATTCTGGAGATCCACCGTGGCGCCAAGGGCGAGGATGCCGAGTATCTGATGGGCCTCGCCTGGCTGGCCCGTGGAGCCGCGCTTACCGCCGATTGGACGGCCGCCTCCACCCACGCCCAGCGTGCGTTCGACCTCGCCTCCGGCCAGCTTCACTCCAAGGCCGACTACGATTCACGCCGCGAAGCTGTCTACGCGCTGGGCACGGCCCTGGAGGTGAAGGCGCAGGTGCTCGTCGCCGCCCATCAGGAGAAACAGGCGCTTCGCTCCCTGGAAGATGCCCTGAAGGCCCATGCGGAGGCCCCCTTCAGTTTGCGGGCCCGCCTATGGAAGCGCTGGAACGAGATCGCCCTGGTGGGCAAGGCCGCTCCGGCCATCCAGCCCGAAGAGACGCTGGGCGCTCCGTTCCCGGGCGTGGAAGCATGGCGTGGGCGTCCGGTCGTGCTCTTCTTCTGGGCCGAATGGTGCGGCGACTGCAAGGCGCAGGCCGCCGCACTCCAGCACGTCGTCGATCGCTACACTCCGCGGGGCGTCCACTTCGCCGCCCCCACCCGTTTCTACACGCCTGACCATAAGGCCGAACGGCAGCGGGTCCTGGAGGTATGGCAGAAGGTCTACGGAGCCCCGTCCTCCGTTCCCGTCCCGTTCAGTGACGCGGGCCTGCTGCGTTATGGCGCTTCGGCGACGCCTACATTCGTGCTGATCGACGCGAAAGGTGTCGTCCGCTTATACTCTCCTACGCGCTTCACCGAAGAGCGTTTGGCCCGCGAGATCGACAAACTGTTGCGATGA
- a CDS encoding arylsulfatase, with protein sequence MNLTRRSFLASAAATAAPAPRRPNILLILADDMGFSDTGCYGSEISTPNLDRLAGQGVRFTQFYNCARCCPSRASLLTGLYPHHAGIGHMVDRAGPAPGYVNDLSPRSRTIAEVLRASGYQTGMTGKWHVTPVNDSQRNWPMQRGFDRYYGIIHGAADYYNPVTLKRGNDPAEPGGPDFFLTDAIGDNGVQFLDEFKKKDDPFFLYAAFTAPHWPLHARAEDIRKYESRYRDGWDALREQRHQRQLGMGMLSRRWDLSARDAGVPAWSDAPNRSWEMRRMAVYAAMVEQLDRNIGRLLDRLRQNGQEDNTLVMFMADNGGCAEEIRAGWTGRHIPKGTRDGRHVQIGNNPSVMPGPDDTYQSYGLNWANASNTPFRLYKHWVHEGGISTPLIARWPSRFRPSTKFIDTPSHFIDVMATCVDASRASYPGGDVIPMQGHSLLPSFEGRATAERSLYWEHEGNCAVRRGPWKLVRKHPGDWELYNMETDRTELHNLAASKPHLVGEMSASWSKWATDVGVLPWQVVDKQMTNR encoded by the coding sequence ATGAACCTTACTCGCAGGAGTTTCCTCGCCAGCGCCGCCGCCACGGCTGCTCCGGCACCGCGGCGCCCGAATATCCTTCTCATCCTGGCCGACGATATGGGTTTCTCTGACACCGGCTGTTACGGCTCCGAGATCAGTACCCCGAACCTCGACCGCCTTGCCGGGCAGGGCGTCCGCTTCACCCAGTTCTACAACTGCGCCCGCTGCTGCCCTTCACGCGCCAGCCTGCTCACCGGCCTCTATCCGCATCACGCTGGCATCGGCCACATGGTCGATCGCGCGGGCCCCGCTCCCGGCTATGTCAACGACCTCAGCCCCCGCAGTCGCACCATAGCCGAAGTCCTGCGCGCCTCCGGCTACCAGACCGGCATGACGGGAAAATGGCACGTGACGCCAGTCAACGATTCCCAGCGCAACTGGCCCATGCAGCGCGGTTTCGACCGCTACTACGGCATCATCCACGGCGCCGCCGACTACTACAATCCCGTCACCCTCAAACGCGGCAACGATCCGGCCGAGCCCGGCGGGCCCGATTTTTTCCTGACCGACGCCATCGGCGACAACGGCGTTCAGTTCCTCGACGAGTTCAAGAAGAAGGACGATCCTTTCTTTCTCTACGCCGCCTTCACGGCGCCGCACTGGCCTCTGCACGCTCGCGCCGAAGACATCCGCAAATACGAGAGCCGCTACCGCGACGGTTGGGACGCTCTCCGCGAACAGCGCCACCAGAGGCAGCTCGGCATGGGTATGCTCTCTCGCCGCTGGGATCTTTCCGCCCGTGACGCCGGGGTTCCTGCCTGGTCCGACGCCCCCAACAGGAGCTGGGAGATGCGCCGCATGGCCGTGTACGCCGCCATGGTCGAACAGCTCGATCGCAATATCGGCCGCCTGCTCGACCGCCTGCGCCAGAATGGCCAGGAAGACAACACCCTCGTGATGTTCATGGCCGACAACGGCGGGTGTGCCGAAGAGATCCGCGCCGGTTGGACCGGCCGCCACATCCCCAAGGGCACTCGTGACGGACGGCATGTACAGATCGGCAACAACCCGTCGGTGATGCCTGGTCCGGACGACACCTACCAGAGCTACGGCCTCAACTGGGCCAACGCCAGCAATACGCCCTTCCGGCTCTACAAACACTGGGTTCATGAGGGCGGCATCTCCACACCGCTCATCGCCCGCTGGCCCAGCCGGTTCCGGCCCTCTACGAAGTTCATCGACACCCCGTCGCACTTCATCGACGTGATGGCCACCTGCGTCGATGCCTCCCGCGCGTCATATCCTGGTGGAGACGTGATCCCCATGCAGGGCCACAGCCTGCTGCCCTCGTTCGAAGGGCGCGCTACGGCCGAACGTAGCCTCTATTGGGAGCACGAAGGCAACTGCGCCGTGCGCCGAGGCCCCTGGAAACTCGTGCGCAAACATCCCGGCGATTGGGAGCTCTACAACATGGAGACCGACCGCACGGAACTGCACAACCTCGCTGCCTCGAAGCCCCATCTGGTCGGTGAGATGTCGGCGTCCTGGTCAAAATGGGCGACGGATGTGGGCGTCCTCCCATGGCAGGTAGTCGACAAACAGATGACAAACCGCTAA
- a CDS encoding efflux RND transporter permease subunit, with product MSKFAILNPHFILVLCLIIAVVGVVSLTRMPVDMFPVMNIPVVVVATFYNGMAPQQIEADITSRFERFFTLGSGVEHIESRSLPGVSVIKVYFQPGFNADSAVTTISNLAMAQLRRLPPGTLPPVVLKFDASSLPVCLVTLKGEGLTETKLRDLAQFTVRNQLARVSGASVPVPFGGAYRQIMVYVDPSKLEAYQLSPMDIVRRVNNANLILPGGDVQIGDRDYNVYTNSQLDQISEINDLPIKTRGQALVRISDVGVAKDANQIQTNVVRIDGQRSVYLPVLKQGGDTNTIAVVDGVREQVASLQNVPTQLESKVVFDQSDFVKKAVETLLHEGALGLFLTSVLILAFLGSLRATVAVFFSVPLSALATFVALYFGGGSINTMVLGGLALAFSRLIDNSVVVLENIYRHLELGELPAVAAEKGGREVAMPVLAATITTAVVFFPVTFLFGVSKFLFSALALAVVLALAASYVVALTVVPLFAAMFLKRAPEPHSAAGPHQQAKGFNAWFNRGFDRLLNAYEQLVAGFLRRPAISLVIFGVLFAASFIAFPFIGVSFFPRTDAGQFVVLVKAASGTRLGVTEQLVARLENTIRKVIGTDDLDMIVSNIGTVPGFSSIYTSNSAMHTAFVQVNLKEGHRTSSFEYMSKLKSRVQEDLPQLSVFFQPGGMVDAVLNLGLPAPIDVKVSGFNLEETFQVANQLANRIRRVPNVGEVYIPQDIDYPALMLNVSRARSAQLGLDQKEVVQNIITALNSNQMIAPSYWIDPKNGNDYMLTVQYPERHMKTVDELKAIPLRGDSGAEATRLDAITSISNLSAPTEVDHYQLQRVIDVYVRPEGEDLGRITSAIDDITQSLQLPGSISVSIQGMVKNMRSSFRSFGIGLSMSLVLLYLVLIAQFRSFIDPAIILIAVPPGVMGAMAVLLSTGTTINIMSLMGVIMLAGIAVSNSILIVEFARHLRSDGMPVKQAVVLSCRVRLRPVLMTSLATIIGLLPMALKLGTGSEAYAPLARTIIGGLAVSVALTVFLVPAAYYLVHHKEDAIAPAVPETAN from the coding sequence GTGTCCAAGTTCGCCATCCTGAATCCTCATTTCATCCTCGTTCTTTGTCTGATCATCGCCGTCGTGGGTGTTGTCTCGCTGACGCGAATGCCGGTCGACATGTTCCCGGTGATGAACATCCCTGTCGTGGTCGTCGCGACCTTCTATAACGGGATGGCGCCCCAGCAGATCGAGGCCGATATCACCAGCCGCTTTGAGCGCTTCTTCACGCTTGGCAGCGGCGTCGAACACATCGAATCACGCTCGCTGCCCGGTGTCAGCGTGATCAAGGTGTACTTCCAGCCGGGCTTCAATGCGGATTCCGCCGTCACGACGATCTCGAACCTTGCCATGGCGCAATTGCGCCGGTTGCCCCCTGGCACCCTGCCACCGGTTGTCCTCAAGTTCGATGCATCCAGCCTGCCCGTGTGCCTGGTCACGTTGAAAGGCGAAGGGCTGACAGAGACCAAACTTCGAGATCTCGCCCAGTTCACGGTGCGAAACCAGTTGGCCCGCGTGTCGGGTGCATCCGTCCCGGTGCCCTTCGGTGGTGCCTACCGGCAGATCATGGTGTACGTCGACCCGTCGAAGCTGGAAGCCTACCAGCTCAGCCCGATGGACATCGTGAGGCGTGTGAACAACGCGAACCTCATCCTGCCTGGCGGCGACGTGCAGATTGGTGATCGTGACTACAACGTCTACACCAACAGCCAGCTCGACCAGATCTCCGAAATCAACGACCTGCCCATCAAGACGCGGGGGCAGGCGCTCGTCCGCATCTCGGATGTCGGCGTGGCCAAGGATGCGAATCAGATCCAGACGAACGTGGTCCGTATCGATGGGCAACGTTCGGTTTACCTGCCCGTACTCAAGCAGGGTGGCGATACGAACACCATCGCGGTCGTCGATGGCGTCCGTGAGCAGGTGGCCAGTCTCCAGAATGTGCCCACGCAACTGGAAAGCAAAGTTGTCTTCGACCAATCGGATTTCGTGAAGAAGGCGGTCGAAACCCTGTTGCATGAGGGCGCACTCGGGCTGTTCCTCACTTCGGTACTGATCCTCGCGTTTCTCGGCAGCCTGCGGGCGACAGTGGCGGTGTTCTTCTCAGTGCCTCTCTCCGCCCTGGCTACTTTCGTTGCCCTTTACTTCGGTGGCGGCAGTATCAACACCATGGTGCTGGGTGGCTTGGCCCTCGCCTTCTCGCGCCTCATCGACAACTCGGTGGTGGTTCTCGAGAACATCTACAGGCATCTGGAGTTGGGTGAACTCCCCGCGGTCGCAGCGGAAAAGGGAGGGCGAGAAGTCGCCATGCCGGTGCTGGCAGCCACCATCACAACGGCAGTGGTCTTCTTCCCCGTGACCTTCCTTTTTGGAGTCAGCAAGTTCCTCTTTTCCGCGCTCGCTCTCGCCGTCGTCCTGGCGTTGGCCGCGTCCTACGTGGTGGCCCTTACTGTAGTGCCGCTCTTCGCCGCGATGTTTCTGAAGCGCGCGCCGGAGCCTCATTCGGCCGCCGGCCCTCATCAGCAGGCCAAGGGCTTCAATGCCTGGTTCAATCGCGGTTTCGATCGTCTGCTGAACGCGTATGAGCAACTGGTCGCCGGATTCCTCCGTCGGCCTGCCATCTCACTGGTTATCTTCGGCGTGCTGTTTGCCGCCAGCTTCATCGCCTTTCCGTTCATCGGCGTGTCATTCTTCCCCCGCACCGACGCCGGACAGTTCGTAGTCCTGGTGAAGGCCGCGAGCGGAACGAGGTTGGGCGTCACCGAGCAACTCGTCGCCCGGCTCGAAAACACGATTCGAAAGGTGATCGGCACCGATGACCTGGACATGATCGTGTCCAACATTGGCACCGTGCCCGGTTTCTCATCCATCTACACCAGCAACTCCGCCATGCACACCGCGTTCGTGCAGGTGAACCTGAAGGAAGGGCACCGCACCAGCAGCTTCGAATACATGTCGAAGCTCAAGTCGAGAGTGCAGGAGGACCTGCCTCAGCTCTCCGTATTCTTCCAGCCTGGCGGCATGGTGGATGCCGTCTTGAATCTCGGGCTGCCGGCCCCTATCGATGTCAAAGTTTCCGGCTTCAATCTCGAAGAGACGTTCCAGGTCGCCAATCAACTTGCCAACCGCATCCGCCGGGTACCCAATGTCGGCGAGGTCTACATCCCGCAGGACATCGACTATCCGGCTCTGATGCTGAATGTCAGCCGCGCCCGCTCGGCGCAACTCGGCCTGGATCAGAAAGAAGTCGTGCAGAATATCATCACGGCTCTCAACAGCAATCAGATGATCGCGCCCAGCTACTGGATCGATCCGAAAAACGGCAACGATTACATGCTGACGGTGCAATACCCCGAGCGTCACATGAAGACCGTCGATGAGCTGAAGGCCATTCCTCTACGTGGTGACTCCGGCGCGGAGGCCACCCGCCTCGACGCCATCACATCGATATCCAATCTCTCCGCTCCCACTGAGGTCGATCACTACCAATTGCAGCGTGTCATCGACGTCTACGTCCGTCCGGAGGGGGAGGACCTGGGGCGCATAACCTCGGCGATCGACGACATCACCCAGTCGCTCCAATTGCCAGGTTCGATCAGCGTTTCCATCCAGGGGATGGTCAAGAACATGCGATCGTCGTTTCGCAGTTTCGGCATCGGGCTCTCGATGTCCCTGGTACTGCTCTACCTGGTCCTGATCGCCCAATTCCGCTCGTTCATCGATCCCGCAATCATCCTCATCGCCGTGCCCCCCGGCGTGATGGGCGCGATGGCGGTATTGCTCTCCACGGGCACCACCATCAACATCATGTCCCTTATGGGCGTTATCATGCTGGCCGGCATCGCCGTCTCCAACAGCATCCTGATCGTGGAGTTCGCGCGCCACCTGCGCTCCGACGGGATGCCGGTGAAGCAGGCCGTCGTGCTCTCCTGCCGCGTGCGCCTGCGGCCCGTCCTCATGACCTCGCTCGCCACCATCATCGGTCTGCTGCCCATGGCCCTGAAACTCGGCACCGGCAGCGAAGCGTACGCGCCCCTGGCCAGGACCATCATCGGCGGACTCGCCGTTTCGGTTGCCCTCACAGTGTTCCTGGTGCCAGCCGCCTACTACCTCGTGCACCACAAAGAGGACGCAATTGCCCCCGCGGTGCCCGAGACCGCGAACTAA